A single genomic interval of Nomascus leucogenys isolate Asia chromosome 3, Asia_NLE_v1, whole genome shotgun sequence harbors:
- the CCR6 gene encoding C-C chemokine receptor type 6, giving the protein MSGESMNFSDVFDSSEDYFVSVNTSYYSVDSEMLLCSLQEVRQFSRLFVPIAYSLICVFGLLGNILVVITFAFYKKARSMTDVYLLNMAIADILFVLTLPFWAVSHATGAWVFSNATCKLLKGIYAINFNCGMLLLTCISMDRYIAIVQATKSFRLRSRTLPRSKIICLVVWGLSVIISSSTFVFNQKYNIQGSDVCEPKYQTVSEPIRWKLLMLGLELLFGFFIPLLFMIFCYMFIVKTLLQAQNSKRHKAIRVIIAVVLVFLACQIPHNMVLLVMAANLGKMNRSCQSEKLIGYTKTVTEVLAFLHCCLNPVLYAFIGQKFRNYFLKILKDLWCVRRKYKSSGFSCAGRYSENISRQTSETADNDNASSFTM; this is encoded by the exons ATGAGCGgg GAATCAATGAATTTCAGCGATGTTTTCGACTCCAGTGAAGATTATTTTGTGTCAGTCAATACTTCGTATTACTCAGTTGATTCTGAAATGTTACTGTGCTCTTTGCAGGAGGTCAGGCAGTTCTCCAGGCTATTTGTACCGATTGCCTACTCCTTGATCTGTGTCTTTGGCCTCCTGGGGAATATTCTGGTGGTGATCACCTTTGCTTTTTATAAGAAGGCCAGGTCTATGACAGACGTCTATCTCTTGAACATGGCCATTGCAGACATCCTGTTTGTTCTTACTCTCCCATTCTGGGCAGTGAGTCATGCCACCGGTGCGTGGGTTTTCAGCAATGCCACGTGCAAGTTGCTGAAAGGCATCTATGCCATCAACTTTAACTGCGGGATGCTGCTTCTGACTTGCATTAGCATGGACCGGTACATTGCCATCGTACAGGCGACTAAGTCATTCCGGCTCCGATCCAGAACGCTACCGCGCAGCAAAATCATCTGCCTTGTTGTGTGGGGGCTGTCAGTCATCATCTCCAGCTCAACTTTTGTCTTCAACCAGAAATACAACATCCAAGGCAGCGACGTCTGTGAACCCAAGTACCAGACTGTCTCCGAGCCCATCAGGTGGAAGCTGCTGATGTTGGGGCTTGAGCTACTCTTTGGTTTCTTTATCCCTTTGCTGTtcatgatattttgttacatgttcATTGTCAAAACCTTGCTGCAAGCTCAGAATTCTAAAAGGCACAAAGCCATCCGTGTAATCATAGCCGTGGTGCTTGTGTTTCTGGCTTGTCAGATTCCTCATAACATGGTCCTGCTGGTGATGGCTGCAAATTTGGGTAAAATGAACCGATCCTGCCAGAGCGAAAAGCTAATTGGCTATACGAAAACTGTCACAGAAGTCCTGGCTTTCCTGCACTGCTGCCTGAACCCTGTGCTCTATGCTTTTATTGGGCAGAAGTTCAGAAACTACTTTCTGAAGATCTTGAAGGACCTGTGGTGTGTGAGAAGGAAGTACAAGTCCTCGGGCTTCTCCTGTGCCGGGAGGTACTCAGAAAACATTTCTCGGCAGACCAGTGAGACTGCAGATAACGACAATGCGTCGTCCTTCACTATGTGA